A single Nycticebus coucang isolate mNycCou1 chromosome 16, mNycCou1.pri, whole genome shotgun sequence DNA region contains:
- the SON gene encoding protein SON isoform X4, protein MATNIEQIFRSFVVSKFREIQQELSSGRNEGQLNGETNTPIEGNQAGDAAASARSLPNEEIVQKIEEVLSGVLDTELRCKPDMKEASRKSRCVSVQTDPTDEIPTKKSKKHKKHKNKKKKKKKEKEKKYKRQPEESESKPKSHHDGNIDLESDSFLKFDSEPSAMALEHPMRPFVPSETSESPAVVLEPPIVSMQVSEPHILETLKSAARTTELSVASTSVISEQSVTVMLEPSVTKILDSSATAPVSTTTVVLKSSEPVVTMSEYQMKSVLKSLESTSPEPSKIMLVEPPVAKVLEPSETLVVSSETPTEVYPEPSTSTTMDFPESSATEAQRLPEQPVEVPPEIADSSKTRPQELLELPKTTALELPESSVASVMELPGPPATSMLELQGPSVTPLLELPGPSATPVSELPGPLSTPVPELPGPPATAVPELLGPSVTPVQQLSQELPGLPAPSMGLEPPQEVPEPPVMAQELPGLPMVTAAVELPEQPAVTVAMELTEQPVTTTELEQPVGMTTVEHPGHPEVTAATELLGQPEAAMVLELPGQPVATTALELPGQPSVTGVPELPGLPSATRALELSGQPVATGALELPGQLMATGALEFSGQSGAAGALELLGQPLATGVLELPGQPGAPELPGQPVATVALEISVQSVVTTSELSTMTVSQSLEVPSTTALESYNTVAQELPTTLVGETSVTVGVDPLMAQESHMLASNTMETHMLASNTLDSQMLASNTMDSQMLASNTMDSQMLASSTMDSQMLATSSMDSQMLATSSMDSQMLATSTMDSQMLATSSMDSQMLATSSMDSQMLATSSMDSQMLATSSMDSQMLATSTMDSQMLATSTMDSQMLASSSMDSQMLASGTMDSQMLASGTMDAQMLASGTMDAQMLASSTQDSMLDSKSPDPYRLAQDPYRLAQDPYRLGHDPYRLGHDAYRLGQDPYRLGHDPYRLTPDPYRMSPRPYRIAPRSYRIAPRPYRLAPRPLMLASRRSMMMSYAAERSMMSSYERSMMSYERSMMSPMAERSMMSAYERSMMSAYERSMMSPMAERSMMSAYERSMMSAYERSMMSPMADRSMMSMGADRSMMSSYSAADRSMMSSYSAADRSMMSSYTADRSMMSMAADYTDSYTDTYTEAYMVPPLPPEEPPTMPPLPPEEPPMTPPLPPEEPPEGPALPTEQSALTAENTWPSEVPSLPPEESVSQPEPPVSQSEISESSALPANYSVSASDPSVLASEAAVTVPEPLLEPESSVTSQLPVESTVLAEEHEIIPERPMTCVVSETPIMSAEPTMLTSEPPLTSETAETFDSMRASGHVASEVSMSLLEPAVTIPEAAESSILESPALAVPESPAMVVPEPPALAIPEPPAVAMTEPPVMAVPEPLVVAEPEHVTIPVSVVSALEPTVPILEPVVSVLQPAMIISEPSVSTQESSVTISESAVNVSEQTQVISTEMVIESTPLILESSVMSSAHVMKGMNMLSGDQNLAPEVGMQEIPLHSGDEPHEGYQKSDYYESEHGINTDININDDLIAKEMEHNTVSAVSTDPVGEIGEEKILPTNETKQCPVLDTYPGVSEADVGETLSSTNSLALELDAVGTPKGIEFITASALSSVNKYDVEFSLATQDTEHDMVISTSPSGGSEADIEGPLLAKDIHFDLPSSNNLVSAEEPLPVRESDQTSAVALSPKETSGVEKEAPLPPTEIADSELSANIEAINEADLVRPLLPKDMERLTSLRAGIEGPLLASEVERDKSAASPVIISLPERASESSSEEKDDYEIFVKVKDTHEKSKKNKNRDKGEKEKKRDSSLRSRSKRSKSSEHKSRKRTSESRSRARKRSSKSKSRRSQTRSRSRSRRRRRSSRSRSKSRGRRSVSKEKRKRSPKHRSKSRERKRKRSSSRDNRKTVRARSRTPSRRSRSHTPSRRRRSRSVGRRRSFSISPSHRSRTPSRRSRTPSRRSRTPSRRSRTPSRRSRTPNRRSRTPSRRSRTPSRRRRSRSGARRRSFSISPIRLRRSRTPLRRRFSRSPIRRKRSRSSERGRSPKRLTDLDKAQLLEIAKANAAAMCAKAGVPLPPNLKPAPPPTIEEKVAKKSGGATIEELTEKCKQIAQSKEDDDVIVNKPHVSDEEEEEPPFYHHPFKLNEPKPIFFNLNIAAAKPTPPKSQVTLTKEFPVSSGSQHRKKEADSVYGEWVPVEKNGEENKDDDNVFSSNLPSEPVDISTAMSERALAQKRLSENAFDLEAMSMLNRAQERIDAWAQLNSIPGQFTGSTGVQVLTQEQLANTGAQAWIKKECSLERRGG, encoded by the exons ATGGCGACCAACATCGAGCAGATTTTTAGGTCTTTCGTGGTCAGTAAATTCCGGGAAATTCAACAGGAACTTTCCAG TGGAAGGAATGAAGGCCAGCTGAATGGTGAAACAAATACACCCATTGAAGGAAACCAAGCGGGTGATGCAGCTGCCTCTGCCAGGAGCCTGCCAAATGAAGAAATAGTACAGAAGATAGAGGAAGTACTTTCTGGGGTCTTAGATACTGAACTACGATGTAAGCCAG ACATGAAAGAGGCCTCCAGAAAAAGTAGATGTGTATCTGTACAAACAGATCCTACTGATGAAATTCCCACCAAAAAGTCAAAGAAGcataaaaagcacaaaaacaaaaagaagaaaaagaagaaagaaaaggaaaaaaagtataaaagacaGCCAGAAGAGTCTGAGTCAAAGCCGAAATCTCATCATGATGGGAACATAGATTTAGAGTCTGATTCCTTTTTAAAGTTTGATTCTGAACCTTCAGCGATGGCACTGGAGCATCCTATGAGACCATTTGTCCCATCTGAGACCAGTGAATCCCCTGCAGTTGTGCTAGAACCACCTATAGTATCAATGCAGGTATCAGAGCCACACATCTTAGAAACTCTGAAGTCAGCTGCAAGAACTACAGAACTGTCGGTTGCATCTACATCAGTAATCTCAGAGCAGTCTGTGACAGTAATGCTGGAACCATCCGTGACAAAGATCCTGGATTCCTCTGCAACAGCACCAGTGTCTACTACAACAGTGGTGCTTAAGTCATCTGAGCCAGTTGTAACAATGTCGGAGTATCAGATGAAGTCTGTGCTGAAATCTTTGGAGAGCACATCTCCAGAGCCATCAAAGATCATGTTGGTAGAGCCCCCAGTAGCTAAAGTATTAGAGCCATCAGAAACCCTTGTGGTATCATCAGAGACACCTACTGAGGTGTACCCTGAACCAAGCACATCAACAACAATGGATTTTCCAGAGTCATCTGCAACTGAAGCGCAAAGATTGCCAGAGCAGCCTGTAGAAGTACCACCGGAGATTGCAGATTCATCTAAGACAAGACCACAGGAGTTGCTGGAGCTACCTAAGACCACAGCGTTGGAGCTGCCGGAGTCGTCGGTGGCCTCAGTGATGGAGTTGCCGGGGCCACCTGCGACCTCCATGCTGGAGTTGCAGGGGCCCTCTGTGACTCCACTGCTGGAGTTACCTGGGCCCTCTGCTACCCCGGTGTCCGAGTTGCCAGGGCCCCTTTCTACCCCAGTGCCTGAGTTGCCAGGGCCCCCTGCGACAGCAGTGCCTGAGTTGCTGGGGCCCTCTGTGACACCAGTGCAACAGTTGTCACAGGAATTGCCAGGgcttccagcaccatccatgggGTTGGAGCCACCACAGGAGGTGCCAGAGCCACCTGTGATGGCACAGGAGTTGCCAGGGCTGCCTATGGTGACAGCAGCAGTAGAGTTGCCCGAGCAGCCTGCGGTAACAGTAGCAATGGAGTTGACCGAACAACCTGTGACGACGACAGAGCTGGAGCAGCCTGTGGGGATGACAACGGTGGAACATCCTGGGCATCCTGAGGTGACAGCGGCAACAGAGTTGCTGGGGCAGCCTGAGGCAGCAATGGTGCTGGAGTTGCCAGGACAGCCAGTGGCAACAACAGCGCTGGAGTTGCCGGGGCAGCCTTCGGTGACTGGGGTGCCAGAGTTGCCAGGGCTGCCTTCGGCAACTAGGGCACTAGAGTTGTCAGGGCAGCCTGTGGCAACTGGGGCACTGGAGTTGCCTGGGCAGCTCATGGCAACTGGGGCACTGGAGTTCTCGGGGCAGTCTGGGGCAGCTGGAGCACTGGAGCTTTTGGGGCAGCCTCTGGCAACAGGGGTGCTAGAGTTGCCAGGGCAGCCTGGAGCGCCAGAGTTGCCTGGGCAACCTGTGGCAACTGTGGCGCTGGAGATCTCTGTTCAGTCTGTGGTGACAACATCGGAGCTGTCAACGATGACCGTGTCGCAGTCCCTGGAGGTGCCCTCGACGACAGCGCTGGAATCCTATAATACGGTAGCACAGGAGCTGCCTACTACATTAGTGGGGGAGACTTCTGTAACAGTAGGAGTGGATCCCTTGATGGCCCAAGAGTCCCATATGTTAGCTTCTAACACCATGGAAACCCATATGTTAGCATCCAACACTTTGGACTCCCAAATGCTAGCCTCCAACACCATGGACTCCCAGATGCTAGCGTCCAACACCATGGACTCCCAGATGTTAGCCTCTAGCACCATGGACTCCCAGATGTTAGCTACCAGCTCCATGGACTCCCAGATGTTAGCTACCAGCTCCATGGACTCCCAGATGTTAGCAACTAGCACTATGGACTCCCAGATGTTAGCAACCAGTTCCATGGACTCCCAGATGTTAGCAACCAGCTCCATGGACTCCCAGATGTTAGCTACCAGCTCCATGGATTCCCAGATGTTAGCAACTAGCTCCATGGACTCCCAGATGTTAGCAACCAGCACCATGGACTCCCAGATGTTAGCAACCAGCACCATGGACTCCCAGATGTTAGCAAGTAGCTCTATGGATTCACAGATGTTAGCATCTGGTACTATGGACTCTCAAATGTTAGCTTCTGGCACCATGGATGCTCAGATGTTAGCGTCTGGTACAATGGATGCCCAGATGTTAGCATCTAGTACCCAAGATTCTATGTTGGATTCAAAATCTCCTGATCCCTATAGGTTAGCTCAGGATCCTTACAGGTTAGCTCAGGATCCTTATAGGTTGGGTCATGACCCCTATAGATTAGGTCATGATGCCTATAGGTTAGGACAGGACCCTTACAGATTAGGCCATGATCCCTACAGACTAACTCCTGATCCCTATAGGATGTCACCTAGACCCTATAGGATAGCACCCAGGTCCTATAGAATAGCACCCAGGCCATACAGGTTAGCACCTAGACCCCTGATGTTAGCATCTAGACGTTCTATGATGATGTCCTATGCTGCAGAACGTTCCATGATGTCATCTTATGAACGCTCTATGATGTCTTATGAGCGGTCTATGATGTCCCCTATGGCTGAGCGTTCTATGATGTCAGCTTATGAGCGCTCTATGATGTCAGCCTACGAGCGCTCTATGATGTCCCCTATGGCCGAGCGCTCTATGATGTCAGCCTATGAACGCTCCATGATGTCAGCTTATGAGCGCTCCATGATGTCCCCAATGGCTGATCGATCGATGATGTCCATGGGTGCTGACCGGTCTATGATGTCATCGTACTCTGCTGCTGACCGGTCTATGATGTCATCGTACTCTGCAGCTGACCGATCTATGATGTCATCTTATACTGCTGATCGTTCAATGATGTCTATGGCTGCTGATTATACTGATTCTTACACTGATACATACACAGAGGCGTATATGGTGCCACCTTTACCTCCTGAAGAGCCCCCAACAATGCCACCATTGCCACCTGAGGAGCCACCAATGACACCACCATTGCCTCCTGAGGAGCCACCAGAGGGTCCAGCATTACCCACTGAGCAGTCAGCATTAACAGCTGAAAATACTTGGCCTTCAGAGGTGCCATCATTACCTCCTGAAGAATCTGTATCACAGCCTGAACCTCCTGTGAGTCAAAGTGAGATTTCAGAGTCTTCGGCTTTGCCTGCTAATTATTCAGTGTCAGCATCAGATCCCTCAGTGTTAGCATCAGAGGCTGCCGTGACTGTTCCAGAACCATTGCTAGAGCCAGAGTCTTCAGTTACATCTCAGTTACCTGTAGAGTCTACAGTACTAGCAGAGGAACATGAAATTATTCCAGAGAGACCAATGACTTGTGTGGTGTCTGAAACTCCCATAATGTCAGCTGAACCTACTATGTTAACATCAGAGCCTCCTCTTACATCAGAGACAGCAGAAACATTTGATTCCATGAGAGCCTCAGGACATGTTGCTTCAGAGGTATCTATGTCCTTGCTAGAGCCAGCAGTAACTATTCCAGAAGCAGCAGAGAGCAGCATTTTGGAGTCACCAGCTTTGGCTGTCCCAGAGTCTCCAGCCATGGTTGTCCCAGAGCCACCTGCTTTGGCCATTCCAGAGCCCCCTGCTGTGGCCATGACTGAGCCTCCTGTCATGGCTGTCCCAGAGCCTCTAGTTGTGGCTGAGCCAGAGCATGTTACCATTCCTGTGTCAGTTGTTTCTGCCCTGGAACCTACTGTCCCTATCCTGGAACCAGTGGTGTCAGTCCTCCAACCTGCTATGATTATTTCAGAACCATCTGTTTCTACCCAGGAATCCTCTGTGACAATTTCAGAGTCTGCTGTGAATGTCTCGGAGCAGACTCAGGTAATATCAACTGAAATGGTTATAGAGTCTACACCACTGATACTGGAGTCTAGTGTTATGTCCTCAGCACATGTTATGAAAGGAATGAATATGTTATCTGGTGATCAAAATCTTGCTCCAGAGGTAGGTATGCAGGAGATACCATTGCATTCAGGTGACGAGCCACATGAAGGGTACCAGAAAAGTGACTATTATGAAAGTGAGCATGGAATAAATACAGACATTAATATAAATGATGATTTAATTGCTAAAGAAATGGAACATAATACAGTGTCTGCTGTTAGCACTGATCCTGTTGGTGAAATTGGTGAAGAGAAAATTTTGCCTACCAATGAGACTAAACAATGCCCAGTATTGGATACCTACCCTGGTGTCAGTGAAGCTGATGTAGGAGAAACTCTATCTTCTACTAATTCTCTTGCTCTGGAACTTGATGCAGTGGGAACTCCTAAAGGTATTGAATTTATCACAGCATCTGCTCTCAGTTCAGTTAATAAATATGATGTTGAATTCTCTTTAGCTACTCAAGATACTGAACATGACATGGTAATTTCAACCAGCCCCAGTGGTGGTAGTGAAGCTGACATAGAAGGACCTTTGCTGGCTAAAGACATTCATTTTGATTTACCATCTAGTAATAACCTTGTTAGTGCTGAAGAACCATTACCTGTAAGAGAGAGTGACCAGACATCAGCAGTTGCTCTCAGCCCTAAAGAAACTAGTGGAGTTGAAAAAGAGGCACCTCTCCCTCCTACAGAGATAGCTGATTCAGAATTATCTGCAAACATTGAGGCTATTAATGAAGCAGATTTAGTGAGACCATTACTTCCTAAGGACATGGAGCGTCTTACAAGCCTTAGAGCTGGTATTGAAGGACCTTTACTTGCAAGTGAAGTTGAACGTGACAAATCTGCTGCCAGTCCAGTTATAATTAGTTTGCCAGAAAGAGCTTCAGAATCTTCTTCAGAGGAAAAAGATGATTATGAAATTTTTGTAAAAGTTAAGgacacacatgaaaaaagcaagaaaaataagaaccGTGACAAAggtgagaaagagaagaaaagagactcTTCATTAAGATCTCGAAGTAAAAGGTCCAAGTCTTCTGAACACAAATCACGCAAGCGAACCAGTGAATCTCGTTCTAGAGCAAGGAAGAGATCATCTAAGTCCAAGTCACGTCGCTCTCAAACACGATCACGGTCACGTTCCAGACGTAGGAGGAGGAGCAGCAGATCAAGATCAAAGTCTAGAGGAAGACGATCTGTATCAAAAGAGAAGCGCAAAAGATCTCCAAAGCACAGGTCCAAGtctagggaaagaaaaaggaaaagatcaaGCTCCAGGGATAACCGGAAAACAGTTAGAGCTCGAAGTCGCACCCCAAGTCGTCGGAGTCGAAGTCACACTCCGAGTCGGCGAAGAAGGTCTAGATCTGTGGGTAGAAGAAGGAGTTTTAGCATTTCCCCCAGCCACCGGAGCCGTACCCCTAGCCGCCGGAGCCGCACCCCCAGCCGCCGGAGCCGCACCCCCAGCCGCAGGAGCCGTACCCCCAGCCGCCGGAGCCGCACCCCCAACCGCCGGAGCCGCACCCCCAGCCGCCGGAGTCGGACCCCCAGCCGTAGGAGAAGATCAAGGTCTGGGGCAAGACGACGAAGCTTCAGTATATCCCCAATCAGATTGAGGCGATCAAGAACACCCTTGAGGAGAAGGTTCAGTAGATCTCCCATCCGTCGTAAAAGATCCAGGTCTTCTGAAAGAGGCAGATCACCCAAACGTCTGACAGATTTGG ATAAGGCTCAATTACTTGAAATAGCCAAAGCTAATGCAGCTGCCATGTGTGCTAAGGCTGGTGTTCCTTTGCCGCCAAACCTAAAGCCTGCACCTCCACCTACAATAGAAGAGAAAGTTGCTAAAAAGTCAGGAGGAGCTACTATAGAAGAACTAACTGAG aaatgcaaacagaTCGCACAGAGTAAAGAAGATGATGATGTAATAGTGAATAAACCTCATGTTTcggatgaagaggaagaagaacctCCTTTTTATCATCATCCCTTTAAACTCAATGAACCCAAAcccatttttttcaatttgaat attgcTGCAGCAAAGCCAACTCCACCCAAAAGCCAGGTAACATTAACAAAAGAATTTCCTGTCTCATCTGGATCTCAACACCGGAAAAAAGAAGCTGATAGTGTTTATGGAGAGTGGGTTCCTGTAGAGAAAAACGGTGAAGAGAACAAAGACGATGACAATGTTTTCAGCAGCAATTTGCCCTCAGAG cCTGTGGACATCTCTACAGCAATGAGTGAACGGGCACTTGCTCAGAAAAGACTCAGTGAGAATGCATTTGATCTTGAAGCCATGAGTATGTTAAACCGAGCTCAGGAAAGG ATTGATGCCTGGGCTCAGCTGAACTCTATTCCTGGCCAGTTCACAGGAAGTACAGGAGTACAGGTTCTGACACAAGAACAGTTGGCCAATACTGGTGCCCAAGCCTGGATTAAAAAG GAGTGTTCCTTGGAAAGGAGGGGCGGATGA